Proteins encoded in a region of the Campylobacter geochelonis genome:
- the nrfH gene encoding cytochrome c nitrite reductase small subunit translates to MKLVEKFKENPSSLAVLILIVSFGLVIGHGIFTFVYAKGFSYMSDDPAACKNCHVMNQVYESWMKGGHQHVATCNDCHVPHDFVGKWMMKAESGLHHGYAVTFKDNPVSFSANEKSKRIVQNNCMTCHESYATHAIDATMSAGAPANEPLSCVSCHRQVGHAHNY, encoded by the coding sequence TTGAAACTAGTTGAGAAATTCAAAGAAAACCCATCGTCACTTGCCGTTCTAATTCTTATAGTAAGTTTTGGTCTGGTTATCGGGCATGGTATTTTCACCTTTGTTTACGCAAAGGGTTTTTCATACATGAGCGATGATCCAGCAGCTTGTAAAAATTGCCATGTTATGAACCAAGTCTATGAGAGCTGGATGAAAGGTGGTCATCAGCATGTCGCTACTTGTAATGACTGCCATGTGCCGCATGATTTTGTTGGCAAGTGGATGATGAAGGCTGAAAGTGGGCTTCATCATGGATACGCAGTTACTTTTAAAGATAACCCAGTTTCTTTTAGTGCAAACGAAAAGAGCAAACGCATCGTGCAAAATAACTGCATGACTTGTCACGAAAGCTATGCAACCCATGCAATCGATGCTACTATGAGTGCTGGTGCTCCAGCAAATGAACCACTAAGTTGTGTCTCTTGTCATAGACAAGTGGGTCACGCACATAATTATTGA
- a CDS encoding ammonia-forming cytochrome c nitrite reductase subunit c552, whose product MKKTVYAIAFLLAVVLGAAMFALFANIGEKKAQERAYPLMLNKVSDENPDYAEWGKNFPSQLGSFLEMATSTNTPTEFGGSLPYSKIIRYPQIQTLWGGYAFAVDFNEERSHFYTQIDQMETMRTNKEYLNTHGLPAFKGQPGACMNCHTGWLTWLINKKGWDFVNEKPYFEVIDVVKQEKGDGPHGSHMGSTCADCHNPDDMSLRITRPAYINAMVARGYESNPKQGIKANRQEMRSHVCQQCHVEYYFQGKGNTLTFPWNEWKKGEIFRIEMLDEYYDKARENGTFAQDWLHKDTKAQMLKVQHPETELSSSGIHARSGVGCADCHMPYKREGAVKVTDHFIKSPLENINASCKTCHMQSEDDLKLRVQTIQRATASSLREAENAVVALIADIKTAREKLAALPEFASITDAKERDAAISKVLKDALENHRKASMRWDFIFSENSTGFHSPQEAARVLAQSIDLARSGQSLVQNAIAAYGINFPITIKATMPEAPAQIELHHAPVNSLPPKIATDADIEVQKVNF is encoded by the coding sequence ATGAAAAAAACAGTTTATGCGATTGCCTTTTTATTGGCGGTAGTATTAGGTGCTGCGATGTTTGCTCTGTTTGCAAATATCGGCGAGAAAAAAGCACAAGAGAGAGCTTATCCTTTGATGCTTAACAAAGTCAGCGATGAAAATCCAGACTATGCAGAGTGGGGTAAAAATTTCCCTTCACAACTTGGAAGTTTTTTGGAGATGGCAACTTCTACAAACACACCAACCGAATTTGGTGGTTCTTTACCATATAGCAAGATTATCCGCTATCCGCAAATCCAAACACTTTGGGGTGGTTATGCTTTTGCTGTGGATTTTAACGAAGAAAGAAGCCACTTTTATACACAAATCGATCAAATGGAAACTATGAGAACAAACAAAGAGTATCTTAACACTCACGGTCTTCCAGCATTTAAAGGACAACCGGGTGCGTGTATGAACTGCCACACAGGTTGGCTTACATGGCTTATTAATAAAAAAGGTTGGGATTTTGTAAATGAAAAACCATACTTTGAAGTTATCGATGTAGTTAAACAAGAAAAAGGCGATGGACCGCACGGCTCACATATGGGTTCAACTTGCGCAGACTGCCACAACCCAGATGATATGAGTTTAAGAATCACACGCCCAGCTTATATAAACGCAATGGTTGCAAGAGGTTATGAAAGCAATCCAAAACAAGGCATTAAAGCAAATCGCCAAGAGATGAGAAGCCATGTTTGCCAACAATGCCACGTTGAATACTATTTCCAAGGCAAGGGCAATACTCTAACTTTCCCATGGAATGAGTGGAAAAAAGGCGAAATTTTTAGAATCGAAATGCTTGATGAGTATTATGATAAAGCACGCGAAAATGGCACTTTTGCACAAGACTGGTTGCATAAAGATACAAAAGCTCAAATGCTTAAAGTCCAACACCCAGAAACAGAGCTAAGCTCAAGCGGAATCCACGCAAGAAGTGGCGTAGGGTGCGCTGATTGTCATATGCCATATAAAAGGGAGGGCGCTGTAAAAGTAACTGATCACTTTATTAAAAGCCCACTTGAAAACATAAATGCAAGTTGTAAAACATGCCATATGCAAAGCGAAGATGACTTAAAACTTAGAGTTCAAACTATACAAAGAGCAACCGCAAGTAGCTTAAGAGAGGCAGAAAACGCAGTTGTAGCGCTTATCGCTGATATTAAAACTGCTAGAGAAAAACTAGCCGCTTTGCCTGAGTTTGCTAGTATAACTGATGCCAAAGAAAGAGATGCGGCTATTAGCAAAGTCTTAAAAGATGCGTTAGAAAATCATAGAAAAGCATCTATGAGATGGGACTTTATATTCAGCGAAAACTCAACAGGTTTCCACAGCCCACAAGAAGCAGCCAGAGTTCTTGCTCAATCAATCGACTTAGCAAGAAGCGGTCAATCGCTAGTGCAAAATGCAATCGCTGCTTATGGTATAAATTTCCCTATAACCATAAAAGCAACCATGCCAGAAGCACCAGCTCAAATCGAGCTTCATCACGCTCCGGTTAACTCTTTACCTCCAAAGATAGCAACTGACGCTGATATAGAAGTTCAAAAAGTAAACTTCTAA
- a CDS encoding ribose-phosphate pyrophosphokinase, producing MRGYKIFSGTANVEFSKKISKYLSLPLSDVSIKRFSDGEISVQVGESVRGKDVFVIQPTCAPANVNLMELLILTDALKRSSASSITAIIPYFGYARQDRKAAPRVPITAKLVANMMQTAGINRVVTMDLHAGQIQGFFDIPVDNLYGSIVFTDYLKTKNLKNPIVASPDVGGVARARSLAKKLGLDMVIVDKRREEANKSEVMNIIGDVNGKDVLLVDDMIDTGGTIVKAAAAFKERGATSVMAFCTHPVLSGKAYENLENGQLDELIVTDTIPLRTDITCDKIRVISVAPLFGEVIRRVYHDESVNSLFV from the coding sequence ATGCGAGGTTACAAGATATTCTCTGGAACTGCTAATGTCGAATTCTCTAAAAAAATTTCAAAATATTTATCTTTACCACTTAGCGATGTAAGCATAAAGCGCTTCAGCGATGGCGAGATAAGTGTGCAAGTAGGCGAAAGTGTGCGTGGAAAAGATGTTTTTGTTATCCAGCCGACCTGTGCGCCAGCAAATGTAAATTTAATGGAACTTTTGATTTTAACCGATGCGTTAAAACGAAGCTCAGCTAGCTCTATAACGGCGATTATCCCATACTTTGGTTATGCAAGACAAGATAGAAAAGCAGCTCCAAGAGTGCCAATCACAGCAAAACTTGTAGCAAACATGATGCAAACAGCGGGCATTAACCGTGTTGTTACGATGGATTTGCACGCAGGTCAAATTCAAGGCTTTTTTGACATTCCAGTCGATAACCTTTATGGCTCGATTGTCTTTACAGACTACTTAAAAACTAAAAATTTAAAAAATCCTATCGTAGCAAGTCCTGATGTTGGTGGCGTAGCAAGAGCTAGAAGTTTGGCTAAAAAGCTAGGTCTTGATATGGTTATAGTCGATAAAAGGCGTGAAGAAGCAAACAAAAGCGAAGTTATGAACATCATCGGCGATGTAAATGGCAAAGACGTGCTTTTAGTCGATGATATGATAGACACCGGAGGAACCATCGTAAAAGCTGCGGCTGCGTTTAAAGAGCGAGGCGCTACAAGCGTTATGGCGTTTTGCACACATCCAGTTTTAAGTGGAAAAGCGTATGAAAATTTAGAAAATGGACAGCTTGATGAACTTATAGTAACAGATACGATACCTTTAAGAACAGATATAACTTGTGATAAGATACGCGTTATAAGCGTTGCGCCACTTTTTGGCGAGGTTATACGACGCGTTTATCACGATGAGAGTGTAAATAGCTTGTTTGTGTAA
- a CDS encoding disulfide bond formation protein B gives MENKNIPWGKDETWFFNLFAIAALALVALPVGIACIILGFGFGDSPCIMCWQERFCMVAISFMALMIVRYGFKVKYLAILLFLTCLGLYDGFTHYSLDGTYGGYLDIRQGFGLIILGAHTQFWVVVVHFFVFLFLGLILLLGKNVGSIMQKSESGAYGKVLPSFLLGKIATIVFVVIMAFNLVQAFVTAGPPPYLASATPSRMDIHPSKWFWELDHWKETEIDYRADWNPELPDLPR, from the coding sequence ATGGAAAATAAAAACATTCCGTGGGGAAAAGATGAAACTTGGTTTTTCAACCTTTTTGCTATCGCGGCTTTAGCTCTTGTTGCTTTACCTGTAGGAATCGCTTGCATTATACTTGGGTTTGGTTTTGGAGATAGTCCTTGCATAATGTGTTGGCAAGAGAGATTTTGTATGGTTGCTATATCTTTTATGGCGCTTATGATTGTTCGTTATGGGTTTAAGGTAAAATACCTTGCGATTTTACTTTTTCTTACTTGCCTTGGGCTTTATGATGGATTTACGCACTATAGTCTTGATGGAACTTATGGTGGATATCTAGATATCAGACAAGGTTTTGGACTGATAATCTTAGGCGCTCACACTCAGTTTTGGGTTGTTGTTGTGCATTTTTTTGTATTTTTGTTTTTGGGTTTGATTTTGCTACTTGGCAAAAATGTAGGCTCGATTATGCAAAAAAGCGAAAGCGGTGCGTATGGTAAAGTTTTGCCATCATTTTTGCTTGGCAAAATCGCTACAATCGTTTTTGTTGTTATCATGGCGTTTAACTTAGTTCAAGCTTTCGTTACAGCTGGTCCTCCTCCATATCTTGCTTCTGCAACTCCATCAAGGATGGATATTCATCCTAGCAAGTGGTTTTGGGAACTTGATCACTGGAAAGAGACTGAGATTGATTACCGTGCAGACTGGAACCCAGAGCTTCCAGACCTACCAAGATAG
- a CDS encoding DUF799 domain-containing protein: MANRVKFLLLALVALLFSGCVNEPKPYDYSPLLSAKPRSILVLMPTNESLEPKGSSAVLANATLPLSEAGYYVFPVALVNDTFKFNGVSEASEIHQIPLHKLKEIFNPDAVLYINVKTYGTNYAIISSATTVALEAKLVEANSGTLLWEHSAVATNQGQNNGNIFAMMIVAAIQQIADSVSDAGFGISAWADNLLFMPDCNGCLLRGEYSPNFRQDRQLAK; this comes from the coding sequence ATGGCAAATAGGGTTAAATTTTTACTTCTAGCGCTTGTTGCTTTGCTTTTTAGTGGCTGTGTCAATGAGCCAAAACCTTATGACTACTCGCCACTGTTAAGTGCAAAACCGCGCTCGATTTTAGTGCTTATGCCAACTAATGAGTCTTTAGAGCCAAAAGGAAGCTCGGCAGTTTTAGCAAATGCGACTTTGCCTTTGTCTGAGGCCGGATACTACGTGTTTCCAGTCGCGCTTGTAAATGATACATTTAAATTTAATGGCGTGAGTGAAGCTAGTGAGATTCATCAAATTCCACTTCACAAACTTAAAGAGATTTTTAATCCAGACGCCGTGCTTTATATAAATGTCAAAACTTATGGCACAAACTACGCGATAATCTCAAGCGCAACAACAGTCGCACTTGAAGCAAAACTTGTGGAGGCAAACAGCGGCACGCTTTTGTGGGAACACTCGGCTGTGGCAACAAATCAAGGGCAAAACAACGGAAATATCTTTGCTATGATGATAGTTGCAGCTATACAACAAATAGCCGATAGCGTGAGCGATGCTGGGTTTGGTATCTCTGCGTGGGCGGACAATCTTTTGTTTATGCCTGATTGTAACGGTTGTTTGCTTCGTGGCGAATACTCACCAAATTTTAGGCAAGATAGACAACTTGCGAAATAA
- a CDS encoding DUF4810 domain-containing protein — MKTSIFILLGALFFAGCASAPKQIYHWDASYASSVYEYLNEEGDVNEQIANLENLTQKAYQKGAKVPPGLYAHLGLLYSNLGERAKAVANFDKEIALFPESRKYMEFLKHQGAKKQTSKSLKGAKNGK, encoded by the coding sequence ATGAAAACTAGCATTTTTATCTTGTTGGGGGCTTTGTTTTTTGCAGGTTGTGCAAGTGCGCCAAAGCAAATTTATCACTGGGACGCTTCGTATGCAAGCTCTGTTTACGAGTATTTAAACGAAGAGGGCGATGTAAACGAACAAATCGCAAATTTAGAAAACTTAACCCAAAAAGCATATCAAAAAGGGGCTAAAGTCCCACCTGGACTTTACGCTCATCTTGGGCTTTTATACTCAAATTTAGGCGAGCGAGCAAAAGCTGTGGCAAATTTTGATAAAGAAATTGCACTTTTTCCAGAATCGCGCAAATACATGGAGTTTTTAAAACATCAAGGCGCAAAAAAACAAACTAGCAAGAGTTTAAAAGGGGCAAAAAATGGCAAATAG
- a CDS encoding CsgG/HfaB family protein: MVLKNSLKLILAGSLVALLAGCASESSRTIEAPKVASFGTVYSGEKAAVSIGRFSNQSSYQNGIFSDGEDRLGNQAQSILITDLQQSGRFLVMDRTNMKAIKQESQISKKAQQLKGAKYVITGDVSEFGRKTTGDKQLFGILGKGKTQVAYAKVNLNVVDVATSEVVYAVQGAGEYALSNREIIGFGGTSGYDSTLNGKVLSLAIREAVNNLVTGLESGAWLLK, encoded by the coding sequence ATGGTACTTAAAAATAGTTTAAAACTTATCTTAGCAGGCTCTTTAGTTGCTTTGCTAGCAGGATGCGCAAGTGAAAGTTCAAGAACAATCGAAGCACCAAAGGTAGCCTCTTTTGGCACTGTTTATAGTGGAGAAAAAGCTGCAGTTTCAATCGGACGCTTTAGCAACCAGTCAAGCTACCAAAATGGCATTTTTAGCGATGGCGAGGACAGGCTTGGAAATCAAGCTCAAAGCATTTTAATCACAGATTTGCAACAAAGCGGGCGATTTTTAGTAATGGATAGAACAAATATGAAAGCTATAAAACAAGAAAGTCAAATCAGCAAAAAAGCCCAACAACTAAAAGGCGCAAAGTATGTAATAACTGGCGATGTTAGCGAGTTTGGTAGAAAGACTACTGGTGATAAACAGCTTTTTGGAATTCTAGGCAAAGGCAAAACTCAAGTCGCATACGCAAAGGTAAATTTAAATGTCGTTGATGTAGCCACATCTGAGGTAGTTTATGCTGTTCAAGGCGCTGGTGAATACGCGCTATCAAACCGCGAAATAATCGGCTTTGGAGGAACTAGCGGGTATGACTCAACGCTTAATGGCAAGGTTTTAAGCTTGGCTATCCGTGAAGCGGTAAATAACTTAGTAACTGGCTTAGAATCTGGCGCGTGGTTGTTAAAGTAG
- the lepA gene encoding translation elongation factor 4: MKNIRNFSIIAHIDHGKSTLADRIIQECGAVSDRQMSSQVMDTMDIEKERGITIKAQSVRLNYIYEGKEYILNLIDTPGHVDFSYEVSRSLASCEGALLVVDAAQGVQAQTIANVYIALENNLEIIPVLNKIDLPAAQPDRVKDEIEHIIGLDCTDSVEVSAKTGIGIKELIEAIIKRIPAPKTDDEKPLKALIYDSWFDNYLGALALVRVYDGKIKKNDEVLVMGTGKKHLVLDLMYPNPVAPIKTSEITSGEVGIIVLGLKTVSDVQVGDTITLARNKASEAIGGFELAKPFVFAGLYPIDTDKFEDLRDALDRLKLNDSSISYEPETSAALGFGFRVGFLGLLHMEVIKERLEREFNLDLIATAPTVTYEILQTDGKMIKIQNPSELPPVNKIEHIKEPYVKSTIITPSEFLGNIITLLNLRRGIQTKMDYITTDRVLLEYDIPMNEIVMDFYDKLKSCTKGYASFDYEPSEYRVGNLVKLDIKVAGETVDALSIIVPSDKSLTKGRDLVKAMKDIVPRQLFEVAIQASIGNKVIARENVKSMGKNVTAKCYGGDITRKRKLLEKQKEGKKRMKSIGKVNLPSEAFLSVLKID, from the coding sequence ATGAAAAACATACGAAATTTTAGTATCATAGCTCACATAGACCATGGCAAAAGCACATTAGCTGATCGCATTATCCAAGAGTGCGGAGCAGTTAGCGATAGACAGATGAGCAGTCAAGTCATGGACACGATGGATATAGAAAAAGAACGCGGAATCACGATAAAAGCACAATCTGTTCGCCTAAACTATATCTATGAAGGCAAGGAGTATATATTAAATTTAATAGACACCCCAGGTCACGTTGATTTTAGTTATGAAGTTTCAAGAAGCCTTGCAAGCTGTGAGGGAGCGCTTCTTGTAGTAGATGCTGCTCAAGGCGTTCAAGCCCAAACTATCGCAAATGTCTACATAGCGCTTGAAAACAACCTTGAAATCATCCCAGTTCTTAACAAAATCGACCTTCCAGCAGCTCAACCAGATAGAGTAAAAGATGAAATCGAACACATAATCGGGCTTGATTGTACTGATAGTGTTGAGGTAAGTGCGAAAACAGGAATCGGCATAAAAGAGTTAATCGAAGCGATAATCAAGCGAATTCCAGCCCCAAAAACTGATGATGAAAAGCCTTTAAAAGCGCTGATTTATGATAGTTGGTTTGATAATTACTTAGGTGCTTTGGCGTTAGTTAGGGTTTATGATGGTAAAATCAAGAAAAATGACGAAGTTTTAGTTATGGGAACAGGCAAAAAGCACCTTGTTTTAGACCTTATGTATCCAAACCCAGTCGCTCCTATCAAGACTAGTGAAATCACAAGTGGCGAAGTAGGCATTATCGTTTTAGGCTTAAAAACAGTAAGCGATGTGCAAGTCGGCGATACGATAACTTTAGCTAGAAACAAAGCAAGTGAGGCGATAGGTGGATTTGAGCTTGCTAAGCCATTTGTTTTTGCTGGACTTTATCCAATCGATACGGATAAATTTGAAGATTTACGCGATGCGCTAGATAGGCTAAAACTAAATGATAGCTCCATTAGCTATGAGCCAGAAACTTCAGCAGCTTTAGGCTTTGGCTTTAGGGTTGGGTTTTTGGGACTTTTGCATATGGAGGTTATAAAAGAGCGTTTGGAGCGCGAGTTTAACTTAGACCTAATCGCAACCGCGCCAACTGTTACTTATGAAATTTTACAAACTGATGGCAAAATGATAAAAATCCAAAACCCAAGCGAACTCCCACCAGTCAATAAAATCGAGCATATAAAAGAGCCATATGTAAAATCGACTATTATAACTCCAAGTGAATTTTTAGGCAACATTATCACGCTTTTAAATTTACGTCGTGGGATTCAAACAAAGATGGATTATATCACGACTGATAGGGTTTTGCTTGAGTATGATATCCCGATGAATGAGATAGTGATGGACTTTTATGATAAGCTAAAGTCTTGCACTAAAGGATATGCGAGTTTTGACTATGAACCAAGTGAGTATCGCGTGGGAAATCTTGTAAAACTTGATATAAAAGTTGCTGGTGAGACGGTGGACGCTCTTTCAATCATCGTGCCAAGCGATAAGTCTTTGACTAAGGGGCGGGATTTGGTTAAGGCGATGAAGGATATCGTTCCAAGACAGCTTTTTGAAGTGGCGATTCAAGCAAGTATCGGAAACAAAGTTATCGCAAGAGAAAATGTCAAATCAATGGGTAAAAATGTCACCGCAAAGTGCTATGGTGGTGATATCACACGAAAAAGAAAACTCTTAGAAAAGCAAAAAGAGGGTAAAAAACGTATGAAATCTATAGGAAAAGTAAATTTACCTAGCGAAGCGTTTTTAAGTGTGCTTAAGATTGATTAG
- a CDS encoding type II toxin-antitoxin system RelB/DinJ family antitoxin: protein MTTLIQTRVDIELKKEAEALFKDLGLDTTTAIRIFLKQAVIRQGIPFEVSTDGFYSECNQKILAKSIDELNKGKIIKSEPLS from the coding sequence ATGACTACGCTTATTCAAACCAGAGTGGATATAGAGCTTAAAAAAGAGGCTGAAGCATTGTTTAAAGACTTAGGCTTAGATACGACAACTGCTATAAGAATATTTTTAAAACAAGCTGTCATAAGACAAGGTATACCATTTGAAGTTAGCACTGATGGCTTTTATAGTGAGTGTAATCAAAAAATTTTAGCCAAAAGCATAGATGAATTAAATAAAGGCAAGATTATCAAATCAGAGCCTTTGTCATGA
- a CDS encoding Txe/YoeB family addiction module toxin codes for MLKDIAREPFGGLGKPEALKGNLSGFYSRRIDDKNRLVYKIQDGECYIVQCKTHYQNK; via the coding sequence TTGTTAAAAGATATAGCTAGAGAGCCATTTGGCGGACTTGGAAAACCTGAAGCGCTAAAAGGAAATTTAAGTGGGTTTTATTCTCGAAGGATAGATGATAAAAACAGACTTGTGTATAAAATACAAGATGGCGAATGTTATATAGTCCAGTGTAAAACTCACTATCAAAATAAGTAG
- a CDS encoding ClbS/DfsB family four-helix bundle protein — MKTYKDKLELIKAINSSFDRFFAEFADVDESEFNARVESVDKTPFEMIAYQIGWLKLLLSWESDEKSGKEVITPKAGIKWNELGKLYKEFYDEYRTLSKWQILELFTSSKDEFVAWVSLLSEDEIFKQNQRKWANNAAKWQIYKWIHINSVAPFTNFRTKIRKFKKLRG; from the coding sequence ATGAAAACATACAAAGATAAACTCGAGCTAATAAAAGCTATAAATTCTAGTTTTGATAGGTTTTTTGCTGAGTTTGCAGATGTCGATGAGAGCGAATTTAACGCAAGAGTTGAGAGCGTTGATAAAACTCCATTTGAGATGATAGCTTATCAAATCGGCTGGCTTAAACTCTTGCTTTCGTGGGAGAGTGATGAAAAGAGTGGCAAAGAAGTCATAACGCCTAAAGCTGGCATTAAATGGAATGAGCTTGGAAAACTTTATAAAGAGTTTTATGATGAGTATCGCACGTTGAGCAAATGGCAAATTTTAGAGCTTTTTACTAGCTCAAAAGATGAGTTTGTCGCGTGGGTTAGCTTGCTTAGCGAAGATGAAATTTTTAAACAAAATCAAAGAAAATGGGCAAATAACGCAGCCAAATGGCAAATTTATAAATGGATTCACATAAATTCAGTCGCGCCATTTACAAATTTCAGAACAAAAATAAGAAAATTTAAAAAACTAAGAGGATAA
- a CDS encoding 2-hydroxymuconate tautomerase family protein, giving the protein MPYINIKITKENGEPTVEQKAQLIEGVTNLVGEILGRSKERTVVIIDEVDTDNYGVGGTSITKIRKDKS; this is encoded by the coding sequence ATGCCATATATAAATATCAAAATCACCAAAGAAAACGGCGAACCGACGGTTGAACAAAAAGCCCAGCTTATCGAAGGTGTTACAAATTTAGTTGGTGAGATTTTAGGGCGAAGTAAAGAGCGAACAGTCGTTATTATAGATGAGGTTGATACCGATAACTACGGCGTTGGCGGGACTAGTATAACTAAGATTAGGAAAGATAAAAGCTAG
- a CDS encoding sodium/glutamate symporter: MINLEVGMFQTLAIAVLAIYFGDYMRDKFSVLKRYCIPSPVVGGTIFAVVTTIFFSSGLLGFKFDYTTMNTFFYNVFFAATGLAASLSLLKKGGKLVIIFTILAALLAFLQNVLALGVGAAMGMNPLVALMAGSVPLTGGHGNAASFGPLAESMGGTGALEVAIAAATFGLIAGCIMGGPLGRRLIQKYGLNSTSAQIEADEGATSTVKALVNSKRAHKAVFILLLACGLGQTLFALCKVLLPSVHLPIHVMSMFGGIILRLILDAKKQNHDELYQSIDIVGGISLSIFVSLSIVTMKLWQLADLALPLITILALQLVLIYLFCVYITFRACGKNYDAAIISVGHSGFGLGAVPVSMATMSAVCSQYHYSRIAFFVVPLIGGFISNITNAVIITAFLNVAKGML; this comes from the coding sequence ATGATAAATTTAGAAGTTGGTATGTTTCAAACCCTAGCTATAGCGGTTTTGGCTATTTATTTTGGTGATTATATGCGTGATAAATTTAGCGTTTTAAAGCGTTATTGTATACCTTCGCCTGTGGTTGGAGGCACGATATTTGCGGTAGTTACGACGATATTTTTTAGTAGTGGGCTTTTAGGTTTTAAATTTGATTATACGACTATGAATACATTTTTTTACAATGTATTTTTTGCTGCAACTGGCTTAGCTGCGAGTTTAAGCTTGCTGAAAAAAGGTGGAAAGCTAGTTATTATTTTTACGATTTTAGCTGCTCTTTTGGCATTTTTACAAAACGTTTTAGCTCTTGGTGTAGGCGCTGCTATGGGGATGAACCCACTTGTTGCGCTTATGGCTGGTTCGGTTCCTTTAACTGGCGGACATGGAAATGCGGCTAGTTTTGGGCCTTTGGCTGAAAGCATGGGTGGAACTGGAGCGCTTGAAGTTGCGATTGCTGCGGCTACTTTTGGGTTGATTGCTGGGTGTATTATGGGTGGACCTTTGGGTCGTAGACTTATACAAAAATATGGATTAAATTCCACTTCAGCGCAGATTGAAGCTGATGAGGGTGCAACTAGCACAGTAAAAGCTCTAGTAAATAGCAAACGCGCTCACAAGGCTGTTTTTATCTTGCTTTTGGCGTGTGGGCTTGGGCAAACGCTTTTTGCGTTGTGCAAAGTCTTGCTTCCTAGTGTGCATTTGCCAATCCACGTTATGTCGATGTTTGGTGGTATAATTTTGCGTTTAATTCTTGATGCTAAAAAGCAAAATCACGATGAGCTTTACCAAAGTATCGATATAGTTGGCGGAATTTCGCTTTCGATTTTTGTCTCGCTTTCAATCGTAACGATGAAGTTATGGCAGCTTGCTGATCTTGCGTTGCCGCTTATCACGATTTTAGCGCTTCAGCTTGTGCTTATATATCTGTTTTGTGTTTATATCACATTTAGAGCATGTGGTAAAAACTACGATGCGGCGATTATCTCTGTTGGACACTCTGGATTTGGGCTTGGAGCTGTGCCGGTGTCAATGGCTACGATGAGTGCGGTTTGTTCGCAGTATCATTACTCAAGGATAGCGTTTTTTGTCGTGCCGCTAATCGGCGGATTTATCAGTAACATCACAAATGCCGTGATAATAACTGCGTTTTTAAATGTCGCAAAAGGTATGCTTTAA
- a CDS encoding ComF family protein, translating to MRCVKCGRISLAIICKNCKEILRELSPKKREISGLNVYSFYAYSEIKELIHSKHHLHGLFVYKILANLSFVNFAKTYKFNQQINAIAIDDNVKSGYSHTAILAKALQTDEIMPVYGALRASSSVKYSGKSLSYRLKHKRGFKLEKQINFPVILVDDIITTGTTLLEASEICKKNGINVLFALVLANAKE from the coding sequence TTGAGATGTGTGAAGTGTGGAAGGATAAGTCTTGCTATCATATGTAAAAATTGCAAAGAAATTTTGCGCGAACTCAGCCCTAAAAAACGTGAAATTTCAGGGCTAAATGTTTACTCATTTTACGCATATAGCGAAATAAAAGAGCTAATACACTCAAAACACCATTTACATGGGCTTTTTGTCTATAAAATTTTAGCGAATTTAAGCTTTGTAAATTTTGCTAAAACGTATAAATTTAACCAGCAAATAAATGCTATTGCAATCGATGATAATGTAAAAAGTGGCTATTCTCACACTGCTATTTTAGCAAAAGCGCTACAAACCGATGAGATAATGCCTGTTTATGGGGCTTTGCGTGCAAGTTCAAGTGTAAAATACAGTGGCAAAAGTTTATCATATCGATTAAAGCATAAAAGAGGTTTTAAGCTAGAAAAGCAGATAAATTTTCCTGTTATTTTAGTTGATGATATTATAACAACTGGAACTACGCTACTTGAAGCTAGTGAAATTTGCAAAAAAAATGGGATAAATGTACTTTTTGCTCTCGTTTTAGCAAATGCAAAAGAATAA